In Sphaeramia orbicularis chromosome 15, fSphaOr1.1, whole genome shotgun sequence, a single genomic region encodes these proteins:
- the map3k21 gene encoding mitogen-activated protein kinase kinase kinase 21 isoform X4 yields the protein MDVSQAAFPNGEGRPGGGGTGEHAWTDSPTVRAWAHSAPLCPTRSLWTAAYDYEASGEDELSLRRGDVVEVLSKDAAISGDEGWWTGKINHRVGIFPSNYVTYQPAIYRLPATSGSVGVRERVPGSPVQIPFSELVLEEIIGVGGFGKVYRGTWKDQEVAVKAARQDPDEDITATAGSVKQEAKLFSMLQHPNIIKLEGVCLEEPNLCLVMEYARGGTLNRVLTGRRIPPHILVNWAVQIARGMHYLHEEAVVPIIHRDLKSSNILLLEKIENDDIGRKTLKITDFGLAREWHKTTKMSAAGTYSWMAPEVIKSSLFSKGSDVWSYGVLLWELLTGEVPYRGIDGLAVAYGVAVNKLTLPIPSTCPEPFAKLMEECWDQDPHVRPSFSCILEQLSAIEEAVMATMPQDSFHSMQDDWRVEIQEMFDELRTKEKELRSREEELTRAALQQKSQEELLKRREQQLAEREINVLERELNILIFQLNKDKPNVKKRKGKFKRSRLKLKDGNRISLPSDFQHKITVQASPSMDKRRSLHSTSSSPPSSPTLIPRLRAFQLTQDESNRTWGRSSLFRPEEFDDVKKGIKKKGRTWGPSSVQSKERPNAAERVRPLSDGSNPWSTSLVKSQKSVPLAALFAEQAGAGKDETFSQEHPDSSTKPKQLKFPNQVYIDLPLWRDEQQPQSPAGQGDAAVGAAGQGGPAETPEDPYTTTSTSSTSTTPQLTPTNSLKRASVRRKTDCVLYGCGSLLASVVLGYDLREALKNSAPGEDGEPQREEKEKKKKEGLFQRATRFRRSTSPPSNRSRKDEASSNHTSSQPVNLISMSAIMECNSTKCLLQSEAEVSETSPGKIEVTAANHHTEPSKPGAATSAETQSNRTATKTQLQTPGQTQSQAPEQSNHNTGTRLRRKKYTNNHSTNGPPTLLPPATPLKKQEKEKEKNGASEKPSGGDSCPRPRPVSFRAKPHAWALLRGRNKSYSLGHYSGEKTAKNLSMVLSSEVGVGCSLLDMDTEGQKRDCTVPLCRIQSSPGRPSVFELEKEFLS from the exons ATGGATGTCTCGCAGGCCGCTTTCCCAAACGGTGAAGGGCGGCCGGGCGGCGGTGGGACCGGGGAGCATGCCTGGACAGATTCTCCCACAGTCCGGGCGTGGGCTCACTCTGCCCCTCTGTGCCCCACTCGGTCCCTGTGGACAGCCGCGTATGACTATGAGGCCAGCGGTGAGGACGAGCTCAGCCTCCGGCGTGGGGACGTGGTGGAGGTTCTCTCCAAGGACGCTGCAATCTCCGGGGACGAGGGCTGGTGGACGGGTAAAATCAACCATCGGGTCGGGATTTTCCCTTCAAATTATGTGACGTACCAGCCCGCAATCTACCGTCTCCCTGCTACGAGTGGGTCAGTTGGGGTACGAGAACGAGTCCCGGGCTCACCAGTCCAGATCCCCTTCAGTGAACTGGTACTAGAGGAGATCATAGGCGTGGGTGGATTTGGCAAGGTTTACCGGGGCACATGGAAAGATCAAGAGGTGGCTGTGAAGGCTGCACGACAAGACCCGGACGAGGACATAACAGCCACCGCTGGCAGTGTTAAACAAGAAGcgaaacttttctctatgttgcAGCATCCAAACATTATTAAATTGGAGGGAGTGTGTTTGGAGGAGCCCAACCTGTGTTTGGTCATGGAATACGCCCGAGGCGGGACCCTCAACCGGGTGCTGACCGGAAGGCGCATCCCTCCACACATCCTGGTCAACTGGGCCGTGCAGATTGCACGAGGGATGCACTATCTGCACGAGGAGGCCGTGGTGCCAATTATCCACCGGGACCTGAAGTCTAGTAACA ttttattacTTGAAAAAATTGAGAATGATGACATTGGGAGGAAGACCTTGAAGATCACAGATTTTGGCTTGGCAAGGGAGTGgcacaaaaccacaaaaatgTCTGCCGCAGGCACGTACTCCTGGATGGCCCCCGAGGTCATTAAGTCATCCCTCTTCTCCAAAGGCAGTGACGTCTGGAG CTATGGCGTCTTGCTGTGGGAGCTGTTGACAGGGGAGGTGCCTTACCGTGGGATCGACGGCCTCGCTGTTGCTTACGGCGTTGCGGTCAATAAGCTGACCTTACCAATACCCTCCACCTGCCCTGAACCCTTCGCCAAGCTCATGGAAG AATGCTGggaccaggacccccatgtgcgTCCCTCCTTTTCCTGCATCCTGGAGCAGCTGTCTGCTATCGAGGAGGCAGTAATGGCCACCATGCCCCAGGACTCCTTTCACAGCATGCAGGACGACTGGCGTGTGGAGATCCAGGAGATGTTTGATGAGCTTAGGACCAAAGAGAAG GAGCTCCGTTCCAGGGAAGAGGAGCTGACACGGGCCGCCCTCCAGCAGAAGTCTCAGGAGGAGCTGCTGAAGCGCCGGGAGCAGCAGCTAGCGGAAAGAGAGATCAACGTCCTGGAGAGAGAGCTTAACATCCTTATTTTCCAGCTCAACAAAGACAAACCCAACGTGAAGAAGAGGAAAGGCAAATTCAAGCGTTCCCGACTCAAATTGAAGGATGGAAACCGCATCAGCCTGCCCTCAG ATTTCCAGCATAAAATCACAGTGCAAGCATCACCTTCCATGGACAAGAGGCGGAGTTTACACAGCACCAGCTCCTCTCCTCCCAGCAGTCCCACTCTCATTCCTCGCCTACGAGCCTTTCAAC TTACTCAAGACGAGAGCAACCGAACATGGGGACGCAGCTCCCTCTTCAGGCCAGAGGAGTTTGATGACGTGAAAAAGGGAATCAAAAAGAAAGGAAGAACCTGGGGCCCCAGTTCTGTACAGAGCAAAGAAAGGCCCAATGCTGCGGAGAG AGTGCGTCCTCTCTCAGACGGCAGTAACCCTTGGTCCACCAGCCTGGTCAAGTCTCAGAAGTCTGTCCCTCTCGCTGCCCTTTTTGCTGAACAAG CAGGGGCCGGTAAAGACGAGACCTTTTCCCAGGAACACCCTGACAGCAGCACCAAACCAAAGCAGCTCAAGTTCCCCAACCAGGTGTATATTGATCTACCTCTGTGGAGGGACGAGCAGCAGCCTCAGAGCCCCGCTGGGCAGGGAGACGCTGCGGTCGGGGCAGCAGGTCAGGGTGGCCCCGCGGAGACCCCAGAGGACCCCTACACCACCACATCCACCTCGTCCACCTCCACCACCCCACAGCTCACCCCCACTAACAGCCTAAAGCGAGCGTCTGTACGCCGTAAGACCGACTGCGTGCTGTACGGCTGCGGTTCGCTGCTGGCGTCTGTCGTCCTGGGCTACGACCTGCGAGAAGCTCTCAAGAACTCGGCTCCAGGTGAAGACGGCGAACCTCAGcgggaggagaaagagaagaagaagaaggagggccTGTTTCAGCGCGCGACCAGGTTCCGCCGCAGCACGTCACCACCGAGCAATCGCTCCCGTAAAGACGAGGCGTCATCAAACCACACGTCCTCCCAGCCCGTCAATCTTATTTCCATGTCGGCCATTATGGAATGCAACTCCACCAAATGTCTTTTACAGTCCGAGGCCGAGGTGTCAGAGACTAGCCCCGGGAAGATTGAGGTAACAGCGGCCAATCACCACACAGAGCCGTCAAAGCCAGGAGCAGCAACATCTGCAGAAACCCAGAGCAACAGGACGGCAACAAAAACCCAGCTCCAGACCCCAGGACAAACCCAAAGCCAGGCCCCAGAGCAGAGCAACCACAACACAGGAACACGTCTACGCAGGAAGAAATACACCAACAACCACAGCA ccAATGGCCCACCCACTCTGCTGCCTCCTGCTACACCGCTGAAGAagcaggagaaggagaaggagaagaacgGTGCGTCTGAGAAGCCCTCAGGTGGTGACAGCTGCCCCAGACCGAGGCCAGTGTCGTTCCGGGCCAAACCCCACGCCTGGGCTCTGCTGCGGGGACGCAATAAAAGCTATTCACTGGGCCACTACTCTGGAGAGAAGACGGCCAAGAACCTGAGCATGGTGCTGTCTTCGGAGGTGGGGGTGGGCTGCTCCCTGCTGGACATGGACACCGAGGGCCAGAAACGAGACTGCACCGTGCCGCTCTGCCGCATTCAGAGTTCCCCAGGACGACCCTCCGTCTTTGAACTGGAGAAGGAGTTCCTGTCATGA